A single region of the Triticum dicoccoides isolate Atlit2015 ecotype Zavitan chromosome 2B, WEW_v2.0, whole genome shotgun sequence genome encodes:
- the LOC119366343 gene encoding pentatricopeptide repeat-containing protein At4g01990, mitochondrial-like, giving the protein MAALTPSAGARLLRRLLSTAAEVAREAAPPAAKNPKKPAARPVRKRAARAVAPQDAEKAAHPAAEAAPDAEGAKKAAAAAGPKDSRPLYRRLSALGNAREGSVSAVLNKWLREGRETRSVDLERYVKELRRYKRHSHALELMDWMVHTKGMNMSYTNHAIRLDLIYKVRGIEAAEKYFDGLPEPAKNHRTYGALLNCYCSSKKEEKATDLYRKMDELGISSSTLPINNLMSLYMKLGQHKKVCSLFEEMKEKNVKPDNLTCCILMTSCAALNKIDDVEQVLKEMEEKGGVLGWSAYSTLASIYQSAGLVEKAESALKKLEGLVQDRDGRQPFDFLMSLYASVGNLSEVKRVWGVVKDTFPKVTNTSYFSMLQALLKLNDADYMKQVFEEWESNHECYDVKLTNVMTRAHLRNGMAKEAEQLWEKAKEMGACFDSKTCELFLDHYMGTGDMKSALNWVENVTKLPKKAGKLDPDKVPKFSKYFEEQKDVQGAERFCSCLRALGCIDGKAYESLLRTYLAAGETSRSLRQQIKDDKVEICYDIGKLLKRLGDKGQ; this is encoded by the exons ATGGCGGCGCTCACCCCCTCCGCCGGCGCCCGCCTCCTTCGCCGCCTCCTCTCCACCGCCGCCGAGGTGGCGCGGGAGGCGGCGCCCCCCGCCGCGAAGAACCCGAAGAAACCGGCGGCACGCCCCGTCAGGAAGCGGGCGGCGCGCGCCGTCGCCCCCCAGGACGCGGAGAAGGCGGCGCATCCCGCGGCAGAGGcggcgccggacgcggagggcgcgaagaaggcggcggcggcggcggggcccaagGACTCGCGCCCGCTGTACCGGCGGCTGTCGGCGCTGGGGAACGCCCGGGAGGGGAGCGTCTCCGCGGTGCTCAACAAGTGGCTGCGGGAGGGCCGGGAGACGCGCTCCGTGGATCTCGAGCGGTACGTCAAGGAGCTCCGCAGGTACAAGCGCCATTCCCACGCCCTCGAG TTGATGGATTGGATGGTTCATACAAAGGGTATGAACATGTCTTACACTAACCATGCAATACGTTTGGATCTCATCTACAAAGTGCGTGGGATCGAGGCAGCTGAAAAATATTTCGATGGCCTTCCTGAGCCAGCCAAGAACCATCGAACCTATGGTGCACTTCTGAACTGTTATTGCTCATCGAAGAAGGAAGAGAAAGCAACGGACCTTTACCGCAAGATGGATGAGCTCGGAATCTCATCCAGCACTCTGCCCATCAACAATCTCATGTCCCTATACATGAAGTTAGGCCAGCATAAGAAGGTGTGTAGCCTGTTTGAGGAGATGAAGGAGAAGAATGTTAAGCCGGATAACCTGACGTGCTGCATTCTGATGACCAGCTGTGCGGCATTGAACAAGATAGACGACGTTGAACAAGTTCTAAAAGAAATGGAAGAAAAGGGTGGGGTTCTAGGGTGGTCTGCATACAGCACGCTGGCTTCCATCTACCAGAGTGCTGGTTTGGTTGAAAAAGCAGAGTCTGCTCTGAAGAAACTTGAGGGCCTTGTTCAAGATCGTGATGGCAGGCAGCCTTTTGATTTCCTCATGAGTCTGTATGCTTCCGTAGGCAATCTGAGCGAGGTGAAGAGGGTGTGGGGCGTGGTTAAGGACACTTTCCCAAAAGTGACCAACACGAGCTACTTCAGCATGCTGCAGGCTCTTCTTAAGCTCAATGATGCCGATTACATGAAGCAGGTCTTTGAGGAATGGGAGTCTAACCATGAGTGCTACGACGTGAAGCTGACTAACGTGATGACTCGGGCCCACCTGAGGAATGGCATGGCCAAGGAAGCGGAGCAGCTGTGGGAGAAGGCCAAGGAAATGGGTGCATGTTTTGACTCTAAAACATGCGAGCTGTTTCTCGATCACTACATGGGGACAGGGGACATGAAATCGGCGCTGAACTGGGTGGAGAATGTGACGAAGCTCCCCAAGAAAGCAGGGAAGCTGGATCCTGACAAGGTCCCGAAGTTCTCCAAGTACTTTGAAGAGCAGAAGGACGTGCAAGGCGCCGAGAGGTTCTGCAGCTGCCTGAGGGCGCTCGGGTGCATCGACGGCAAAGCCTACGAGTCCCTCCTGCGGACCTATCTGGCGGCTGGCGAGACGAGCCGCTCCCTCCGGCAGCAGATCAAAGATGACAAGGTCGAGATTTGCTACGACATCGGGAAGCTGCTCAAGAGGCTGGGCGACAAGGGGCAATGA
- the LOC119366345 gene encoding probable L-type lectin-domain containing receptor kinase S.5 yields the protein MVDLLPWHRRELKHVVSLSPLPEGLLRCILVSVIVLRPCTAKSFFDCGPSYIPYSREQDHGVCIFQLQNDELESSWDAGIIDGALHLTTDDVYQPPVYYPPDPTRRAGCAILREEVDLWRPARAAYPYGVHSQWAWRRSNYDGPKLEASFNATFTMSANTSRQGDGGLMFGILPSPLDGFHRATYASLASSTTTFPDGHRVAIEVSKAKYYYSQGTTGMYVSIEPEPNATSMANYTVWIEYNAAAHNLSVYVVEGAKPKPGEAALHMPLNVTDVVSLSVFRGDLRGSGYFGLFASKSRFLPTCQAVVYSWNITMEKLPEPMPPEPNHGRELQREFFAILLTVVLPIAVITAIIFVAACYFLSRYRALRTRLKLSEVLRQLPGVPREFKHATIRKATHNFHEMMKLGRGGFGAVYKGTLRSGKRGEERLDVAVKKFTRKDDRGYEDFLAEVDIIHRLRHKNIAPLLGWSYENGELLLIYEYMPNGSVDKHLFHERQQHRGHQQPVLPWERRYDIVKDVAAGLHYVHHEYERTVLHRDIKASNIMLDSAFRGRLGDFGLARVVAFDKNSFTDIGVAGTWGFIAPEYPVSHKATRQTDVYAFGVLVLEVVTGRRSLGKADDEFPLLVDWVWWLHQEGRLLEAVDAELRSSEAGFDADDAARLLLLGLSCSNPNPSDRPTLANVLQVVARTAPLPDVPLVKPAFVWPPEGALLDDDVDDGFAGTSRDDSRYWEEEETMPSFMSSDRDHQAQGSEC from the exons ATGGTCGACCTTCTTCCCTGGCACCGGCGGGAGCTGAAGCATGTAGTAAGTCTGTCGCCGTTGCCAGAAGGTCTGTTGCGATGCATCCTTGTATCGGTGATAGTCTTGCGCCCCTGTACCGCAAAATCGTTTTTCGATTGTGGGCCCTCCTACATCCCTTACTCCCGCGAGCAGGACCATGGCGTTTGCATCTTCCAGCTCCAGAACGATGAGCTGGAGAGCTCCTGGGACGCAGGCATCATAGACGGAGCCCTCCACCTCACCACCGACGACGTCTACCAGCCGCCGGTATATTACCCTCCTGACCCCACGAGGCGGGCGGGATGTGCCATCCTCCGGGAGGAAGTCGATCTATGGCGGCCGGCCCGTGCAGCATACCCATACGGCGTTCACTCGCAGTGGGCTTGGCGGCGGTCGAACTACGACGGGCCAAAGCTTGAGGCATCCTTCAACGCGACATTCACCATGAGCGCCAACACATCACGCCAAGGCGACGGCGGCCTTATGTTCGGGATACTGCCTTCCCCTCTGGATGGCTTCCACAGAGCCACCTACGCATCCTTGGCTAGCTCTACTACCACATTCCCCGACGGCCACCGCGTCGCCATCGAGGTCagtaaagcaaagtactactattctCAAGGTACTACCGGCATGTACGTTTCCATCGAGCCGGAGCCGAATGCGACGTCCATGGCGAACTACACCGTCTGGATCGAGTACAACGCCGCCGCTCACAACCTATCTGTGTATGTGGTCGAGGGTGCCAAGCCCAAACCTGGGGAAGCCGCGCTCCACATGCCGCTCAACGTCACCGACGTCGTCAGCCTGTCCGTGTTCAGGGGCGACCTTAGGGGTTCCGGTTACTTCGGTTTATTCGCCTCAAAGAGCAGGTTCTTGCCCACTTGTCAGGCGGTGGTCTATAGCTGGAACATCACCATGGAGAAGCTCCCGGAACCCATGCCCCCTGAACCGAACCATGGTCGTGAACTGCAAAGAGAATTCTTCGCCATACTGCTGACGGTGGTGCTTCCTATAGCCGTTATCACGGCCATCATTTTCGTGGCGGCCTGCTACTTCTTGTCGAGGTACAGGGCTCTCAGGACGAGGCTCAAGCTCTCAGAGGTGCTGAGACAGCTCCCCGGGGTGCCCAGGGAGTTCAAGCACGCCACCATCAGGAAGGCGACCCACAACTTCCATGAGATGATGAAGCTGGGGAGAGGCGGCTTCGGCGCCGTGTACAAGGGAACGCTCCGGTCAGGGAAGCGCGGCGAGGAGCGCCTTGACGTGGCCGTGAAGAAGTTCACACGGAAAGACGACCGTGGCTACGAGGACTTCCTCGCTGAGGTCGACATCATCCACCGGCTCCGCCACAAGAACATTGCCCCTCTTCTTG GTTGGTCTTACGAGAATGGAGAGCTGCTGCTGATCTACGAGTACATGCCCAATGGCAGCGTAGACAAGCACCTGTTCCACGAAAGGCAGCAGCACCGTGGCCACCAACAGCCAGTTCTGCCCTGGGAGAGACGCTACGACATTGTGAAGGACGTCGCCGCCGGTTTGCACTACGTCCACCACGAGTACGAGCGCACGGTGCTCCACCGCGACATCAAGGCCAGCAACATCATGCTCGACTCCGCCTTCCGCGGCCGCCTCGGCGACTTTGGCCTCGCGCGAGTCGTCGCCTTCGACAAGAACTCCTTCACCGACATCGGCGTCGCGGGCACCTGGGGCTTCATCGCGCCGGAGTACCCCGTCAGCCACAAGGCCACCCGGCAGACCGACGTCTACGCGTTCGGGGTGCTGGTCCTCGAGGTCGTCACCGGCAGGAGGTCGCTCGGCAAAGCGGACGACGAGTTCCCGCTGCTCGTCGACTGGGTCTGGTGGCTCCATCAGGAGGGGAGGCTGCTCGAAGCGGTTGACGCCGAGCTACGCTCTTCGGAGGCGGGGTTCGACGCCGACGATGCCGCCCGGCTGCTGCTCCTTGGTCTGTCATGCAGCAACCCGAACCCATCGGACCGGCCGACCCTGGCCAACGTGCTGCAGGTTGTCGCCAGGACGGCACCGCTGCCGGACGTGCCGCTGGTGAAGCCCGCGTTCGTGTGGCCGCCGGAGGGGGCGTTACTGGACGACGACGTGGATGATGGTTTTGCGGGGACGAGCCGTGATGATTCTCGTTACTGGGAGGAGGAGGAGACCATGCCGAGCTTCATGTCGTCAGACAGAGATCACCAAGCGCAGGGCTCGGAATGTTGA